In Symphalangus syndactylus isolate Jambi chromosome 6, NHGRI_mSymSyn1-v2.1_pri, whole genome shotgun sequence, a genomic segment contains:
- the LOC129484147 gene encoding histone H3.3A-like has product MARTKQTARKSTGGKAPRKQLATKAARKSAPSTGGVKKPHRYRPGTVALREIRRYQKSTELLIRKLPFQRLVREIAQDFKTDLRFQSAAIGALQEASEAYLVGLFEDTNLCAIHAKRVTIMPKDIQLACRIHGERA; this is encoded by the coding sequence ATGGCTCGTACAAAGCAGACTGCCCGCAAATCGACCGGTGGTAAAGCACCCAGGAAGCAACTGGCTACAAAAGCCGCTCGCAAGAGTGCGCCCTCTACTGGAGGGGTGAAGAAACCTCATCGTTACAGGCCTGGTACTGTGGCGCTCCGTGAAATTAGACGTTATCAAAAGTCCACTGAACTTCTGATTCGCAAACTTCCCTTCCAGCGTCTGGTGCGAGAAATTGCTCAGGACTTTAAAACAGATCTGCGCTTCCAGAGCGCAGCTATCGGTGCTTTGCAGGAGGCAAGTGAGGCCTATCTGGTTGGCCTTTTTGAAGACACCAACCTGTGTGCTATCCATGCCAAACGTGTAACAATTATGCCAAAAGACATCCAGCTAGCATGCCGCATACATGGAGAACGTGCTTAA